From Rhodococcus antarcticus, the proteins below share one genomic window:
- the uraD gene encoding 2-oxo-4-hydroxy-4-carboxy-5-ureidoimidazoline decarboxylase, translated as MTTPGLTWLNSAGEGAETALLACCDVPRWATAVLDGSPYADVAELLDAGDRASRTLTASEVDRALAAHPRIGDRVAGSDASATFSRREQAAASTDDAGDAALHEANRAYEEHFGRVFLICASGLSAADVVAAARSRLDNDEETERAVVADELRRISRLRLQSLANSVPSTTVSSTTGEVPS; from the coding sequence ATGACGACACCCGGGCTGACCTGGCTCAACTCCGCGGGCGAGGGCGCCGAGACCGCCCTGCTCGCGTGCTGCGACGTCCCCCGGTGGGCCACGGCCGTGCTCGACGGCAGCCCGTACGCCGACGTCGCCGAGCTGCTCGACGCCGGGGACCGCGCCTCCCGCACCCTCACGGCGTCGGAGGTGGACCGCGCGCTGGCCGCCCACCCCCGCATCGGGGACCGCGTCGCCGGATCCGACGCCTCGGCGACCTTCTCCCGACGCGAGCAGGCCGCGGCATCGACCGACGACGCCGGCGACGCGGCCCTGCACGAGGCCAACCGTGCCTACGAGGAGCACTTCGGGAGGGTGTTCCTGATCTGCGCCTCCGGGTTGAGCGCCGCTGACGTGGTCGCCGCCGCCCGGTCGCGGCTGGACAACGACGAGGAGACCGAGCGGGCCGTCGTCGCCGACGAGCTGCGGCGGATCTCACGACTGCGCCTGCAGAGCCTGGCCAACAGCGTGCCCTCCACCACCGTCTCCTCCACCACCGGAGAGGT